The Tardibacter chloracetimidivorans region CAACAGGCCCTCGCGCATGGGGACGCCGATATGGTTCGAGAATTCCGACGGCGCGGCGCCGGTGCCGCCCTCGGCGCCATCGACGACGATGAAATCGGGGAAGATCCCTGTTTCCAACATCGCCTTCACCATCCCCATGAACTCCCAGGGATGGCCGATGCAGAGCTTGAACCCCACGGGCTTGCCACCCGAGAGCGACCGCAGCTCCGCGATAAACATCATCATCTCCAGAGGTGTCGAAAAGGCGGAATGGCGCGCCGGAGAAATACAATCCTGCCCCGCGCTGACATGGCGCGTCGCAGCGATCTCAGGGGTGACCTTGGCCGCCGGGAGAATACCGCGATGGCCAGGCTTCGCGCCCTGACTGAGCTTGAGCTCGATCATGCGGACCTGCTCCGAGGCGGCCTGCGCTGCAAAACTCTCAGGGTCGAAGCGGCCGAGCGCATCGCGGCAGCCGAAATAGCCGCTCCCGATCTCCCACACCAGATCACCTCCCGCTTCGCGATGATAGGAGCTGATGCTGCCTTCGCCGGTATCATGATAGAAGCCGCCTAGCTTCGCGCCCCGGTTGAGGGCGCGGATCGCATTGGCCGACAACGAGCCGAAACTCATCGCCGAGATGTTCAGGATCGACGCGCTGTAAGGTTCTGCGCACTGACCGCCGCCAATGACAATCCGGAAATCTCTGGGATCGGGGACGTCGACCGACCTGGTCGAGTGGCTGATGAACTCATAGCCATCCTGATAGACGTCAAGCAGCGTGCCGAATGGCTGATCGTCCTGCTCAACCTTGGCACGCCGATAGACGAGAGATCGCTGTGCCCTCGAGAAGGGAAC contains the following coding sequences:
- a CDS encoding FMN-binding glutamate synthase family protein — its product is MREVGRVAAWALCAVIALTAFALVPHNHGLWSLALVASLLVALGAWDWRQPKHSLRRNYPIIAHIRWLVEAVRPALRQYLFEADEEAVPFSRAQRSLVYRRAKVEQDDQPFGTLLDVYQDGYEFISHSTRSVDVPDPRDFRIVIGGGQCAEPYSASILNISAMSFGSLSANAIRALNRGAKLGGFYHDTGEGSISSYHREAGGDLVWEIGSGYFGCRDALGRFDPESFAAQAASEQVRMIELKLSQGAKPGHRGILPAAKVTPEIAATRHVSAGQDCISPARHSAFSTPLEMMMFIAELRSLSGGKPVGFKLCIGHPWEFMGMVKAMLETGIFPDFIVVDGAEGGTGAAPSEFSNHIGVPMREGLLFVHNVLTGAGIRDRIRIGAAGKIISAFDIASVLAIGADWVNSARGFMFALGCVQSLSCNTNRCPTGVATQSERRQRGLVVGDKAMRVQHFHANSLRALAEILAAAGLRHPSELGPHHLVRRVSTTKVQQFAQLHVFLEKGALLAPGLNDGFYAQNWRFARADNFDAPPALTL